Proteins found in one Streptomyces sp. NBC_00461 genomic segment:
- a CDS encoding TerD family protein: MTPGSNIPLPVARVTVDVAAPVRLDVSGLLLTADGKVRSDEDFIFYNQPAGPGVTYRSGSGTAPDAIVVDTAALPPGIEKIVVTASPDTTGQTFQGIEPTATIRGADDNSVLATFTPPQLGTETALVVVEIYQRNGAWKARAVGQGYANGLAGIATDFGVTVEEPAPAAAPPQPVAPPTPTLQTPVAPPAPAAPAPGAGKINLDKGRVSLQKNQTVSLVKGGRPLLAQVKMGLGWEPAFRGKDIDLDASVIAYGPQRNHIDSCYFGKLTILNGAVKHSGDNLTGEGGGDDEVIVVDLGRLPQEVTALVFTVNSFSGQKFTEVAKAYCRLIDAASGEELVRFDLTGAEAQTGVLMAKLIRQFSGEWDMTAMGDFVKARTVRNMVKPAAQAL; encoded by the coding sequence ATGACCCCTGGCTCGAACATCCCTCTCCCCGTCGCGCGCGTGACGGTGGACGTCGCCGCCCCGGTGCGGCTCGACGTGTCGGGCCTGCTGCTCACCGCCGACGGCAAGGTGCGCTCCGACGAGGACTTCATCTTCTACAATCAGCCGGCCGGACCGGGCGTGACCTACCGGTCCGGCAGCGGTACGGCTCCGGACGCGATCGTCGTCGACACCGCCGCGCTCCCCCCGGGCATCGAGAAGATCGTCGTCACCGCCAGCCCGGACACCACCGGCCAGACCTTCCAGGGCATCGAACCGACGGCCACCATCCGCGGAGCGGACGACAACAGCGTCCTGGCCACGTTCACGCCCCCGCAGCTCGGCACCGAGACGGCGCTCGTGGTCGTCGAGATCTACCAGCGCAACGGCGCCTGGAAGGCCCGTGCGGTCGGCCAGGGCTACGCCAACGGCCTCGCGGGCATCGCCACCGACTTCGGCGTGACGGTGGAGGAGCCGGCCCCGGCAGCCGCCCCGCCGCAGCCGGTCGCCCCGCCGACGCCCACCCTCCAGACCCCGGTGGCCCCGCCCGCCCCCGCGGCCCCCGCTCCCGGCGCCGGGAAGATCAATCTCGACAAGGGCCGGGTCAGCCTCCAGAAGAACCAGACGGTGTCGCTGGTCAAGGGCGGCCGCCCGCTGCTCGCCCAGGTCAAGATGGGCCTCGGTTGGGAGCCGGCCTTCCGCGGCAAGGACATCGACCTCGACGCCTCGGTCATCGCCTACGGCCCGCAGCGCAACCACATCGACAGCTGCTACTTCGGCAAGCTGACCATCCTGAACGGGGCGGTCAAGCACTCCGGCGACAACCTCACGGGCGAGGGCGGCGGTGACGACGAGGTGATCGTGGTCGACCTCGGCCGACTCCCCCAGGAGGTCACGGCCCTCGTCTTCACGGTGAACTCCTTCTCCGGCCAGAAGTTCACCGAGGTCGCCAAGGCCTACTGCCGCCTCATCGACGCGGCGTCCGGCGAGGAGCTGGTCCGCTTCGACCTCACCGGCGCCGAGGCCCAGACCGGCGTCCTGATGGCCAAGCTGATCCGCCAGTTCTCCGGCGAGTGGGACATGACGGCCATGGGCGACTTCGTCAAGGCCCGCACGGTCCGCAACATGGTGAAGCCGGCCGCCCAGGCGCTCTAG